The following proteins are encoded in a genomic region of Galbibacter sp. BG1:
- a CDS encoding SusC/RagA family TonB-linked outer membrane protein: MTKKLRKLMLFLTFLFTISIWGQNKEITGTVFDPDGVPIPGVSVVEKGTQNGISTDFDGNYSIQLSTDDNPVLVFSSIGYVTNEIPVKNQNSISVELKLDVTGLDEVVVVGYGTQKKKNLTGAVATIDSEVLDSRPITDVARGLQGVSPGLTITTPSGQIGQDPVIRLRGSVGSLGTGGGAQPLILVDNVEVPSLQAVNPEDVKDISVLKDAASTSIYGARGAWGVILITTKNGNRERAPTISYSNNFSWATPTNTPTVAPAAEGAEMAFSAVNRREPSLDSYPFLGMAVDQTAIQKMREWEELYGDQDLGMEMVEGRDYEIRNGQLFFYRSWDPQELFVKKWALQQKHDVTVSGGSEHTNYYLGLGYLNQGGVYQTNPDKYERYNINLSINTTVTDWMDINAKVLNTNSLTTEPFNFGSSRYDAWYYTTRWPAYYPYGTVDGKPFRNHISEVEQAKMNENNYSLSRFNIGTVLKPAKDLSINFNYTHDREEEHEHQTGGTLYAYNFWAQGADFSYVPYSSPSYNRVQYNSEWSRRNTAKLFANYSTSFDEKHEFNFTAGGDLEEYEDWFQYSQRRDLLNPDQGELNLATGDQFVGGDRDKWTTLGFFARANYSYKNKILLEVNARYDGSSRLSSDKKWGYFPSFSAGYVITEEKFMESLKPTLSFFKFRGSYGSIGNQNTYLSNIYRLMSPDSSGWLIDEENQVSVSTPGPIPSSLTWETVTTLDFGFDAKFFNDKLGIIFDWYQRKVSDMHSPGVTLPNTFGTFSPTRNYGEMQTTGWELAVNFRHQFKNGLNINATATVSDFKEEITKYANTTKGIYSYYEGKQLGEIWGYETDRFFTEGDFNADGTYADGVPSQSLYETNGWFQYGPGDIKYKDLNGDGVIDYGSATTGDTGDMKVIGNSTPRYQYGFQFGADWKGFDFSFFMQGVGKRDFWANGSVFIPGYRWAEGWYEHQLDYWTPDNPNAYYPRPNDQQQSNGSMNFLPQSKYLLDLSYLRMKNLTFGYTLPQSWSSKVGLERFRVYFSGENLFEFTGAQIPVDPEVDYTTAGINDTSTYGRVYPYRRSLSFGLQLTF, from the coding sequence ATGACAAAAAAACTTAGAAAATTAATGCTGTTTTTAACCTTTCTCTTTACCATATCAATTTGGGGGCAAAACAAAGAAATAACAGGAACGGTCTTCGATCCCGACGGAGTTCCTATCCCTGGTGTTAGTGTTGTGGAAAAAGGCACACAAAACGGAATTAGTACAGATTTTGACGGTAATTATTCGATACAACTGTCTACGGATGATAACCCAGTACTCGTATTTTCATCTATTGGATACGTTACCAACGAAATACCAGTAAAAAACCAGAATTCCATTAGCGTAGAGTTAAAACTAGACGTTACCGGATTAGACGAAGTCGTAGTAGTAGGTTATGGAACCCAGAAAAAGAAAAATCTTACTGGGGCCGTTGCAACTATAGACAGTGAAGTGCTGGACTCCCGCCCAATAACAGACGTAGCTAGAGGACTGCAGGGCGTATCTCCTGGTTTAACCATTACTACTCCAAGTGGTCAGATCGGACAAGATCCTGTAATCAGATTAAGAGGTTCTGTAGGTTCACTCGGCACCGGCGGTGGTGCTCAACCACTTATTTTGGTAGATAATGTGGAAGTACCAAGCCTTCAAGCTGTAAACCCAGAGGATGTAAAGGATATATCAGTATTAAAAGATGCAGCTTCTACGTCGATCTACGGTGCTAGAGGAGCTTGGGGAGTTATTTTAATAACCACTAAAAATGGTAATCGTGAAAGAGCACCAACAATAAGCTACTCCAACAACTTCTCATGGGCCACACCAACAAACACACCCACGGTTGCACCTGCCGCAGAGGGAGCAGAAATGGCCTTTTCAGCGGTTAACAGGCGAGAACCATCTTTAGATTCATATCCGTTTTTAGGAATGGCTGTAGATCAAACTGCAATTCAAAAAATGAGAGAATGGGAAGAACTTTACGGAGATCAAGATTTAGGTATGGAAATGGTTGAAGGTAGGGATTATGAAATTAGAAATGGACAACTATTCTTTTACAGGTCTTGGGATCCTCAAGAGCTTTTTGTAAAAAAATGGGCTTTACAGCAAAAACACGATGTCACAGTTTCAGGTGGTAGCGAACATACCAATTATTACTTAGGTTTAGGATACTTAAATCAGGGAGGGGTATATCAAACCAATCCAGACAAGTACGAGCGCTACAATATCAACCTTAGTATTAACACGACCGTTACGGACTGGATGGATATAAACGCCAAAGTATTAAATACAAACTCCTTAACAACTGAACCTTTCAACTTCGGTTCTTCCAGATACGATGCTTGGTACTATACCACGAGGTGGCCTGCCTACTATCCTTATGGAACGGTTGATGGGAAGCCTTTTAGAAATCACATTTCGGAAGTGGAACAGGCCAAAATGAATGAAAACAATTATTCGCTTTCTCGCTTTAATATCGGTACGGTGTTAAAACCAGCTAAAGACCTTTCCATTAACTTTAATTATACCCACGATAGAGAGGAAGAACACGAGCACCAAACAGGGGGAACCCTATATGCCTATAACTTTTGGGCACAAGGCGCGGATTTCTCATACGTTCCTTACTCCAGTCCATCATATAATAGGGTGCAGTACAACTCTGAGTGGAGCCGAAGAAACACGGCCAAGTTATTTGCTAATTATAGCACATCTTTTGATGAAAAACATGAATTTAACTTTACCGCAGGAGGAGATTTGGAAGAATATGAAGATTGGTTTCAATATTCTCAAAGAAGAGATTTACTGAATCCCGATCAAGGAGAACTTAATCTAGCGACAGGTGATCAATTCGTTGGCGGAGATAGGGATAAATGGACTACACTAGGTTTCTTTGCTAGAGCGAACTATAGCTATAAAAACAAAATTTTATTGGAGGTGAATGCACGATATGATGGTTCTTCACGACTCTCTAGCGACAAAAAGTGGGGTTATTTCCCATCCTTCTCTGCCGGTTACGTCATTACTGAAGAAAAGTTTATGGAGAGCCTAAAGCCTACTTTATCTTTCTTTAAATTTAGAGGTTCTTATGGTTCCATTGGAAACCAAAACACCTATCTCTCCAACATATATCGTCTCATGTCTCCAGATTCTTCGGGCTGGCTAATCGATGAAGAAAACCAAGTTTCGGTTAGTACTCCTGGCCCCATACCATCATCCCTAACATGGGAAACCGTTACCACGCTAGATTTTGGATTCGATGCTAAATTCTTTAATGATAAGCTTGGAATCATATTCGATTGGTATCAGCGAAAAGTAAGCGATATGCACAGTCCTGGGGTTACGCTACCCAATACTTTCGGAACTTTTTCTCCAACAAGGAATTATGGAGAAATGCAAACAACTGGCTGGGAACTTGCTGTAAATTTTAGGCATCAATTTAAAAACGGACTGAATATTAACGCAACTGCTACGGTAAGTGATTTTAAAGAAGAAATAACCAAATATGCCAATACTACCAAGGGCATTTATAGTTATTATGAAGGTAAACAGTTAGGAGAAATTTGGGGTTACGAAACCGATCGCTTTTTTACCGAAGGAGATTTCAATGCAGATGGCACTTACGCCGATGGAGTTCCTAGTCAGTCACTTTACGAAACCAACGGCTGGTTTCAATATGGCCCTGGAGATATCAAATATAAAGACCTTAATGGAGATGGAGTGATAGATTATGGTTCTGCTACCACAGGAGATACAGGAGATATGAAAGTTATAGGAAACTCCACTCCTCGATACCAGTATGGTTTCCAATTTGGTGCCGACTGGAAAGGATTTGACTTTAGCTTTTTCATGCAAGGCGTAGGAAAACGAGATTTCTGGGCAAATGGTTCCGTTTTTATTCCGGGATATCGTTGGGCAGAAGGTTGGTACGAACACCAGCTTGACTATTGGACCCCCGACAATCCGAACGCCTATTACCCAAGACCAAACGATCAACAACAATCCAATGGTTCTATGAACTTCTTGCCACAAAGTAAGTATCTATTGGACCTCTCTTATTTAAGAATGAAGAACTTAACCTTCGGGTATACCTTGCCCCAATCGTGGTCTTCTAAAGTTGGATTAGAAAGATTTAGGGTATATTTTAGTGGTGAGAACCTTTTTGAATTTACTGGGGCACAAATTCCGGTAGACCCAGAGGTAGATTATACTACAGCTGGAATAAACGATACCTCAACTTATGGAAGGGTTTATCCTTACCGAAGATCACTTTCATTCGGACTTCAACTAACATTCTAA
- a CDS encoding RagB/SusD family nutrient uptake outer membrane protein — MMKNLYIKTFLFFCFLCFVGCEEYLDQPPQDQLTDETYWTNEGNAKTFAFGFYTPYFRGYGSGFTWGNYFSGQSLNDDFAPTNPPQFQQQVPASGGGWSFFYVRKANIFINRVQTVPMEQEAIDHWTGIGRFFRGMEYHDLVNRFGDVPYYEQELGEDDSELLYKERDDRSFVMDKVLEDFQFAAGNVRSSVDNPGQEVNRDVVLAFMSRIFLFEGTWQKYHEGNSTKAAEYLEASKWAAEQIINSGNYSLGNYRSVFNSLDLGGNPEVILFREYAVGQLTHSLNSYVNKESQTGASNDAIQTYLSSDGLPIEISTSYQGDKGIENVMANRDPRMYGTFVEDSLRIRGTVSNFSTTGFSVLKFLNEDIMDSPEGVSNQNPTDAPIIRYGEVLINYAEAAAELATVCGPSLSQQDIDKSINVLRDRPGVELPHLEVSGTAVSVNGTTYDDPNRDPSVSSILWEIRRERRIELMMEGFRLDDLRRWKKLEYTDMLSNTDINRGAWIVKSEVQARYPDSDLSSLTLTEGEQGYLIPAAAAESARTFDNPRVYLSPIPLDQIKLYSDQGVELTQNPGW, encoded by the coding sequence ATGATGAAAAATTTATATATCAAAACATTCCTATTTTTTTGTTTTCTTTGTTTTGTTGGATGTGAAGAATACCTAGATCAACCTCCACAAGATCAATTAACAGATGAAACCTACTGGACGAATGAGGGTAATGCAAAAACCTTCGCATTCGGCTTCTACACCCCCTATTTTAGAGGATACGGATCTGGATTTACATGGGGAAATTACTTTTCCGGACAATCTTTAAATGATGATTTTGCACCGACTAATCCCCCGCAGTTCCAACAACAAGTTCCTGCTTCAGGAGGTGGATGGTCTTTCTTTTATGTTCGAAAAGCAAATATCTTTATAAATAGAGTACAGACAGTTCCTATGGAGCAAGAAGCCATTGATCACTGGACAGGAATAGGAAGATTTTTCCGAGGCATGGAATATCATGATCTTGTTAATAGGTTTGGCGATGTCCCGTATTATGAACAAGAGCTGGGGGAAGACGACTCAGAGTTATTGTACAAAGAAAGAGATGATCGTTCATTTGTAATGGACAAAGTACTGGAAGATTTTCAATTTGCAGCAGGAAATGTTCGAAGCAGTGTTGATAACCCTGGACAAGAAGTAAATAGAGATGTAGTGCTTGCATTTATGTCCAGAATTTTCCTGTTTGAAGGAACCTGGCAGAAATATCATGAAGGAAATTCGACCAAAGCAGCAGAATATTTAGAAGCTTCCAAATGGGCTGCAGAACAGATTATAAATAGTGGTAACTATTCCTTAGGTAATTACAGAAGCGTTTTTAACTCTTTAGACCTAGGGGGGAACCCAGAAGTAATTCTTTTTAGGGAATATGCCGTGGGTCAACTTACTCATTCTTTAAACAGTTACGTAAATAAAGAGTCACAAACAGGAGCTTCAAATGACGCAATTCAGACCTATTTGTCTAGCGACGGTCTTCCTATAGAAATTTCCACTAGCTATCAAGGAGATAAAGGAATTGAAAATGTTATGGCAAATAGAGATCCTCGTATGTACGGAACTTTTGTCGAAGATAGTTTACGGATAAGAGGAACGGTAAGCAATTTCTCTACAACAGGTTTTTCTGTCCTTAAATTTTTAAATGAAGATATTATGGACTCCCCGGAAGGAGTTTCAAATCAAAATCCCACAGATGCACCAATTATAAGATATGGAGAAGTATTAATAAATTATGCTGAAGCCGCAGCAGAACTGGCAACCGTCTGCGGGCCTTCTCTATCTCAACAGGACATTGATAAGTCTATAAACGTATTACGTGACCGTCCAGGTGTAGAATTGCCACATCTGGAAGTATCTGGAACCGCGGTTTCTGTGAACGGCACAACTTACGACGACCCTAATCGAGATCCTAGTGTTTCATCAATACTTTGGGAAATTAGGAGGGAAAGACGAATTGAACTCATGATGGAAGGTTTTAGATTGGATGACTTACGTAGATGGAAAAAATTGGAATATACAGATATGCTCTCAAATACAGATATTAATCGTGGAGCTTGGATTGTAAAATCTGAAGTGCAAGCCAGATATCCTGATAGCGATTTATCCAGTTTAACCCTCACAGAAGGGGAGCAAGGATATCTTATTCCAGCCGCTGCAGCAGAATCTGCTCGTACTTTCGATAACCCAAGAGTCTATTTGAGTCCGATCCCTCTGGATCAAATTAAACTTTATAGTGATCAAGGGGTGGAACTTACACAAAACCCCGGATGGTAA
- a CDS encoding glycoside hydrolase family 10 protein — protein sequence MTYKNIRITLYLFFIVVLTSCKTTNNTPYYYHKDGIKTSNNKWDAKTPYNIEEFRAAWIATVANINWPSKPGLSNKEQKEEAIELLDFLASHNYNAAVFQVRPQSDALYESNLEPWSYYLTGEPGKAPVPFYDPLEFWVEEAHKRGIELHVWLNPYRAHHTQGKDISEQSIVKTKPELVVKLENGMYWLDPSLEGTKEHSLAVVKDIVSRYDIDGVHFDDYFYPYDSYNNGKDFPDEKSYTAYLKSGGKLSRNDWRRESVNDFIKRVYKVIKDEKPFVKFGLSPFGIWRPGYPESVVGYDQYDKLYADAKLWLNEGWIDYFSPQLYWTINKKGQSFPELLGWWQRENTPNRHLWPGIKIDHGGDARNIDEVINQIMITRGMLPNSKGTVHWSIGPLIKYDSLSNAILKEPYSFKTLVPPSPWLDNMPPEQPTINITLKDNTANIIWNHPNKNDVFRYVIYLKYEGKKWEHQIFNEDDISTSVPFKLENNVLLEKIGITAVDRTGNQSLFLVEDLSKI from the coding sequence ATGACATACAAAAACATTAGAATTACTTTATACCTTTTTTTTATTGTTGTTTTAACTTCCTGTAAAACCACAAATAACACCCCCTATTATTACCATAAGGATGGTATTAAAACCTCCAATAACAAATGGGATGCTAAAACGCCCTACAACATTGAAGAATTTAGAGCTGCATGGATCGCTACAGTAGCCAATATAAACTGGCCCAGCAAACCCGGGCTTTCCAACAAAGAACAAAAAGAGGAAGCAATCGAGCTTTTAGACTTTCTGGCATCTCATAATTACAATGCAGCGGTTTTTCAGGTAAGGCCACAATCGGATGCCCTTTATGAAAGTAATTTAGAACCATGGTCGTATTATTTAACCGGGGAGCCAGGAAAAGCCCCTGTCCCTTTTTACGATCCGTTGGAATTTTGGGTAGAAGAAGCCCATAAAAGGGGAATCGAATTGCACGTTTGGCTAAACCCTTACCGTGCCCACCATACGCAAGGCAAAGATATTTCTGAACAATCCATCGTAAAAACAAAACCGGAATTGGTAGTAAAGTTGGAAAATGGAATGTATTGGCTAGACCCCAGTCTGGAGGGCACTAAAGAGCATTCTCTTGCTGTGGTTAAAGATATTGTTTCGCGTTATGATATTGATGGGGTTCATTTTGATGATTATTTTTACCCCTACGATTCCTACAATAATGGTAAAGATTTTCCGGACGAAAAAAGTTATACTGCCTATTTAAAAAGTGGCGGAAAGCTCAGCCGAAACGATTGGAGAAGGGAAAGTGTAAACGACTTTATTAAAAGGGTCTATAAAGTTATTAAAGACGAAAAACCTTTTGTTAAATTCGGATTGAGTCCGTTTGGAATATGGAGGCCTGGCTATCCTGAATCTGTAGTTGGCTACGATCAATACGACAAACTTTACGCAGATGCCAAACTATGGCTCAACGAGGGTTGGATTGATTATTTCTCACCCCAACTCTATTGGACCATCAATAAAAAAGGACAGAGCTTTCCAGAACTTTTAGGATGGTGGCAAAGAGAGAACACCCCGAATAGACATTTATGGCCCGGAATTAAAATAGACCATGGTGGAGACGCAAGGAACATTGATGAAGTCATTAATCAAATCATGATTACGCGAGGAATGCTACCAAATAGCAAAGGAACCGTTCATTGGAGTATAGGTCCGCTTATAAAATACGATTCCCTTTCAAATGCTATTTTAAAAGAGCCCTATTCATTTAAAACCTTGGTTCCTCCAAGTCCTTGGCTAGACAATATGCCGCCCGAGCAACCAACAATTAACATTACTCTTAAAGACAACACTGCCAATATAATTTGGAATCACCCAAATAAAAATGATGTTTTTCGATATGTAATTTATCTTAAATATGAAGGGAAAAAGTGGGAACATCAAATTTTTAATGAAGATGATATTTCAACATCTGTCCCATTTAAATTAGAAAACAATGTTTTACTCGAAAAAATAGGGATCACCGCTGTAGACAGAACGGGAAATCAAAGTTTGTTTTTGGTGGAAGACTTGAGCAAAATATAG